CCGGCTTAACCCGCCGCTGCGGTTGAGTCTGTATCCAACGCCCGTTCTGCACGATTTTGCGCACCAAATGTCGGTTTGCGACAAGCCGCATCTGCGAGCGGCTTTTGCCGCGTTGTTTCCTGGCGTCCCTACCGTCGCTGGCAGCTCGGGCCTCGCGCTTTTCACCCGCTTCATGCTAGCGGGCTTTCTTACCTTTGCTGCCGTGCAAACGGCGGGCGCCTGCGCGCTCGAGGCCTATCCTCATCTGCAATGGCAGCTCTGGAGCCCGCTCGCATTGGCCCCTAAGCGCAACTCGGGGAAGGCCCTCCGTGAGCGAGCCAGCGTGTTGCACGACCTGCGCCGATGGCTGCGAGTACAGGCCGACCTCGAACCGGCGACGCTGGATCAAGCCGATGCCGAAATTCTGGCTGCGAGCACATTCCTTTCGCTTCGCCAAGGCTGGTTAGGGTGCCTCCGCCAGCGCGACGAAGGCTCTTTTCTATTAGCTATCCCAGGCCAGCCTGGCCTGAACGGTTAAATCTCATGAACGTTCCGTTTGCGGCCCATTTGGGGTTCCACCGGCGGCGGATTGGTGTCGCCTAGCCGCCAGCGATCGATGTCCTCGACATTGAATCGCCAGTCACTGCCCACGCGAAAAGCTGGAAGCTGCTTTTTTTTCAGCAGGCGATATATCGTCGAGGTATGGATTCGCAAGTAGTCCGCAGCCTCTTTTACAGTCAGCACTTTGGTGGGCATCGCTAACTTCTCCCTTCCGTCGCGCTGCCCTGTGGTGGCAGCCGTGGATTAGGCTTTGAATGTCGTGCCTTTTCGCAAGATTGATTCGAGTCGGGATTTTATCCTAAGTGAGGCAGCTTTAAGTGTTGGCGATCGCACATTTTGTGTGATCCTATGCTTCCTTACTTGCGGCGAAAGCTATTACTTCCGGTCAAAACCGTTCAACCCGCTAAAGCGGTTAGCCGCTATGGGACGAAATTCGCTGACAAATACGGCGGTCGAGTTATGCATGCATCAGTTTTTTCATACAGTTACAGTGGCGGCGGGCGCTCGGCGAATTGTCGGCGCAGAGCCTCATACCCCGCCAGATCGTCGACCGTGACAAAGAAGCCTCGATGCAGGTAGCCGTACAAGGGTAGGTCGCGCGCCAACATCGGCGCGAACAGATGCTCGATGCTGCTGAAGGGGGCAGCCGGCATCGGGCCTGCTAGCGCTTGGGGCGCACACACGTAGACGCCACAATACATGTATGCGCGCAGCGCGGGCTCGAGCTTAGGATCGATCTTGGCCGGAACGTCCTCCAAAAAACCGCCGCGGCGCAAGAAACGTATGCGGCGCAAGCGCGCGGTGGCGTCTAGCTCCAGGCGACTGTAGGCACCTAGCTTGTCCGAGGCGCGCACGGCGAAAGTGACCAGGGCGCGACGCTCGCGGTGAGCCGCGATCATAGCCGCCAGATCGAGGTCGAGGAGGGTGTCGGCGTTGGCGACTACGAAGCTGTCCTCGCCAAAGAAGGAGCGCAGCCCAAGCAGCGGCCCGCCCGTGCCAAGCAATGTGGTTTCGGGCGCATAGAAAAGTTTCAGTCCCAAGGCAGCCCCGTCCCCCAACGCAAGCTGAATCTGCTGCGCGAGGTGGTGAACATTGACCGCGATCTCGGTGATTCCCGCCCGCCGTAGCATCATTAGCGGATAATGGATCAAGGGGCGTCCGCCCAACTCCAGTAGCGGTTTGGGAATTTGATCGGTAAGCGGGCGCAGTCGCTCGCCCAGTCCGGCTGCCAGCACTAGGGCTCTCATGATTGCTCCAACGCTTGAGCCAGGGCGGGAAAATCAGCCAACACCGCCGAAGCGCGGCGGGCCTGTGCACGCGCGGCGGGCAGCAGGGCGGCATAATCCAATTTGCCCTGGCTGCCCAAATGACTGAACAGGCCGATTACTTTGAGCGCATGCTGCAGCACGCATAGCCAATAGCCGCGCGCGAAGTCGGGTTCGGGTAGCAGCGCCATTGCGAGCTGATGCGCCCGGGCGCGGTAATATGCGAGCAGCTCCTCCTCCAGCGCAGGAGTAATCACGGAGCCGCTGTCGCGCGTGGTGAGCAGTACTGCCAGATCCTGGACCGCTGGCGCCATCAACGCGTCCTGGTAGTCGATCACTCGCAGGCGCGGCCCGTGCGCGCTCTCCTGCACCATCAGGTTGTTGAAATGGTAATCGCGATGGGACAGCACGCGTGGCAGGGAGCCCAATTCCAGCGCGATCCGGTCCAATTCACCGCCCAACTGGGTCGTTTGCGTCAAGTTCTGCGCCAGTCCGTGACGAAGAAATTGCTCCATCTCCCATCGGAACAGCCGGGTGTCGTAGAAAAGCCCGAGCGCGTAGTAGCTGTCGGCCGATGAGATGTCGCGCGCGCCGTGCAGTTTTAGCAGTTCGTCGATCGCCAGGCGGAAAAGTGGGCGGACCTGGTCGGGCTGCCGGGTTACCGTCTGACGCAGTGAGCGATTGCCGAGATCCTCAAGCAGGAGCTTGCGTGCGTGTGGCGCTGCCAGATAGATCGCCGGCACCGCGACCCCCAGCAGACTCATCAGGCGGTGGGCGTTAAGCACCAAGTTTTCGCGCAATGGCTCTGAGAGTAGGTTTAGTTCGCGCGCATAGCGCGGCAAATCGTGCGGACCGAGATCTGCCATCACCACGCTGCGCGGTGCAGCCGCAGTCGCAGATTCAAGGTAGCCGCGCCAGTATCGGCGCATCGAGACGTCGCCCTGCAGCTGCTCTACGCGACTGACCCGAGCGCCGGGCCAGCAGGTTAAAACCGCTTGATGGATCCAATCCTCGGGCGAGATCAGCGGCGCAGACGGCACGCACGGTATCTTACCGGGGGCGGGCCGCAGGGTCCATGCCGTAGCGGGTCGGCGTTGGGGCGGTCCCTTCCGCGGCCGCTTGTCATTGGCAGCGTTGAGCGCCACCTTGGGCCTTCCTTTTCAGCGCGCCGGTGGGGGGAGGCCATTTCGCTCCAGGAAGTCGGCGGCTATGCCACCATCTCTTCGCGATTGCCCTGGGAGGCGACACCTCGCGCGGGGTAAACCATCGCGGTCAGGACCGCGCTAAGCAAGAAGAAAGCCGCGGCCAGCTCGAAGGGTACGGTATAAGTGTGGGTGCGGTCGAACAGGCCCCCGGCGATGAGCGGGCCGAAGCCCTCGCCGAAAAACCAGAACATGGTCACGATTCCCATGAAGGTGGAGAAGCGACGCATACCCAGGCTGTTGGCGACCAGCGGCGCCAGCGCCGACATGTTGCCCATGTTGACACCCCACACAATGATGAAACCGGTAACCGCCCACATCGCCCAGTGCGGATCGCTGGCTCCAATCAACATCATGACCGAGGCTGCGAGCAGAACAAACGTGGTCAGTAGGACTGGCCGAGGTCCGAAATAGTCAGCGAGTATGCCGAAGCCGACCGAGCCGACGGAGACCAGCAGGGCCTGTGCTCCCATGATCATCGAAGCCTGCTCGGGACTGTAACCGATCAACATCAGGTAGGGCACCATGTGATAGAGAATCGAGCCGACGCCGAGCTGGGAAAACAAGCACAAGCCCAGGAGTAGCCAGAACGCCGAGGTTAGCATTCCAACTCCAAGCTCCACGCCGTGATCACCGGTCGCGCCGACATGGCCATGGGCGGAAACCATTGCTCCGGCCGGTGCCTCTGCGGGGCGGGTGCGGACCATGATGAAGGCTGCGGGGGCGCTCAGCAGGACCATCGGCAGTCCTAAGGCAATCATCCCCATGCGCCAGCCGTGAGTTACGATAACGTGCATCACCAGTGGCGGCGCCGCCGCCATCCCCAGCGACAGGCCCAGCAGGGTAATGGCGACCGCGGTACCGCGCCGATGGGGATACCAATTGGCCGCGACCACGGTGGCTGGGGTGACGCCGCCCAAAGCCACGCCTGCGCCCACCAGCACATAGCTGGCAAACAAACCACCCAGCGAGTGGATACTGGCGGCGCAGAACATGCCAACACCGGCGACTACCGCCCCTACCGACATTACCCAACGCGCATCGATGGCTTCCAACAGCCCGCCCGAGATGAGGCATCCGATCCCCAGCATCACGGAATAGGCCACCGCGATCGAGGACACCGCCTCGCGGCTCCAGCCGAAGGTGCGAACCAGCGAGGGGATGAAAACTCCGATGGTGCCGGCGGTAGGCCCGAACATGAAGAGCTGGGTGAACAGCAGGCTGACTAGCAGTACCCAACCTCGGCGATGCGATGCCATCTTGAATTCCTCCAACCGTCGGACCGGGCGGTCCGACCCCCATTGTTCAGATTCTCACCCACCCCTCTGGCAGGTATAGAGACCTGCCGCTGGTCGGACGTTGTGCGTCCCCCGACGCATCGTCGGCCAGGAAAAGGTGCGCCGGGAACAAAATTCTCGGCGCACCAGAAGGCTTACTTCTTAAGCACCGCGGTCACTTCGCACTGGCAAATCATGTTGCCACCCAACTCGCCAAAATTGGTTTTGCGCGCGGGCCGGCTTTCGGCATCGGGAAACATTTCGCTCCACGGGCCGTTGATCA
The Candidatus Binataceae bacterium DNA segment above includes these coding regions:
- a CDS encoding helix-turn-helix domain-containing protein, producing the protein MPTKVLTVKEAADYLRIHTSTIYRLLKKKQLPAFRVGSDWRFNVEDIDRWRLGDTNPPPVEPQMGRKRNVHEI
- a CDS encoding NDP-sugar synthase encodes the protein MRALVLAAGLGERLRPLTDQIPKPLLELGGRPLIHYPLMMLRRAGITEIAVNVHHLAQQIQLALGDGAALGLKLFYAPETTLLGTGGPLLGLRSFFGEDSFVVANADTLLDLDLAAMIAAHRERRALVTFAVRASDKLGAYSRLELDATARLRRIRFLRRGGFLEDVPAKIDPKLEPALRAYMYCGVYVCAPQALAGPMPAAPFSSIEHLFAPMLARDLPLYGYLHRGFFVTVDDLAGYEALRRQFAERPPPL
- a CDS encoding phosphotransferase, producing the protein MALNAANDKRPRKGPPQRRPATAWTLRPAPGKIPCVPSAPLISPEDWIHQAVLTCWPGARVSRVEQLQGDVSMRRYWRGYLESATAAAPRSVVMADLGPHDLPRYARELNLLSEPLRENLVLNAHRLMSLLGVAVPAIYLAAPHARKLLLEDLGNRSLRQTVTRQPDQVRPLFRLAIDELLKLHGARDISSADSYYALGLFYDTRLFRWEMEQFLRHGLAQNLTQTTQLGGELDRIALELGSLPRVLSHRDYHFNNLMVQESAHGPRLRVIDYQDALMAPAVQDLAVLLTTRDSGSVITPALEEELLAYYRARAHQLAMALLPEPDFARGYWLCVLQHALKVIGLFSHLGSQGKLDYAALLPAARAQARRASAVLADFPALAQALEQS
- a CDS encoding MFS transporter, whose protein sequence is MASHRRGWVLLVSLLFTQLFMFGPTAGTIGVFIPSLVRTFGWSREAVSSIAVAYSVMLGIGCLISGGLLEAIDARWVMSVGAVVAGVGMFCAASIHSLGGLFASYVLVGAGVALGGVTPATVVAANWYPHRRGTAVAITLLGLSLGMAAAPPLVMHVIVTHGWRMGMIALGLPMVLLSAPAAFIMVRTRPAEAPAGAMVSAHGHVGATGDHGVELGVGMLTSAFWLLLGLCLFSQLGVGSILYHMVPYLMLIGYSPEQASMIMGAQALLVSVGSVGFGILADYFGPRPVLLTTFVLLAASVMMLIGASDPHWAMWAVTGFIIVWGVNMGNMSALAPLVANSLGMRRFSTFMGIVTMFWFFGEGFGPLIAGGLFDRTHTYTVPFELAAAFFLLSAVLTAMVYPARGVASQGNREEMVA